The Chloroherpetonaceae bacterium genome window below encodes:
- a CDS encoding carboxypeptidase regulatory-like domain-containing protein, whose protein sequence is MQNRYKKVAFALMSALMFLGISESAFSQVTTGSMSGSVFSRKEEAVVGARVVATHRPTGSRFGAIVSVDGRYLIRNMKVGGPYVVKVSFDGGEFQSKTIDSLYIELGQNLNVNVVLEEKNIQTEEIVITADRNTDIDRSKTGAQISIPERQIKNLPTIARDFTEFARLSPQFNGNSAGGRNNRYNNIQIDGAVNNDLFGLAASGTPGGQASTSPISLDAIQEFQVLVAPYDVRQGGFTGGLINAITRSGTNKIEGSVFSYGRNQTILGNSPDGLGTAPRDFRELQAGFRVGGPIIQDQLFLFVNGEITDRVQPRNFFVGGTGASAFGVVQGVFPNGLPADSAARFENALRTLGYETGTNGSFDVTRTSQKLFGRIDWNISDEHKLTLRHNYVNAADDNDGSSVTRFFYPNSYYAFKSTTNSTVLQLNSVFGKFYNEFLVNFTTVRDRRETPGSTFPRVQVNVGRQTTGAHVNSGIQLYAGTEEFSGKNSLDQDVLEITDNFTTFLGAHTITLGTHNEFFRFKNLFLREFYGAYEFNGIFAFEQAAALAAAGNGRNLPSAFRPSVTAITYGRAGFPESPIAELGVNQFGFYAQDEWAVSPKFTLTYGIRVDMPFFTSAPFRNDSLNALVANPTLLSNEARELRPRTDVKLDNILWSPRVGFNYDVTGDKEFQIRGGIGVFTGRTPYVWMSNNYGNTGVDVTRTSVATAQRTFFLTNRDSILAAIGNPQLNPNNPQPATEINVVSENFKFPQLWRTNLAVDYKLPAGFVFTGEAIYSKIMNDPLYKDLNLRASTSNFIDGRPLYGTPLAAGGSSTNLSNVNRANTTNFTNIIFIGNTDKGYTLQLTGEIRRTVGELTGGIAYTYSQVRDVNSVTSSQAISNWRFNVISGDPNNPDAGISNFELRHRFVANINYEIKWNENFNTNISLIYVGREGRPFSYRYQGDLNGDGQAQNDLVYVPSSPTDRIVLSGDAASQAAQWAALDAFISRDPALVAARGSIIERNAAREPWNHQLDLRLTQGISFIEGQNLELTFDLLNVLNFINNNWGRLETASNQNFALLTLQSVDAATGFPVVSFNTNNTTPFQVDPLLSRWSAQFGLRYSF, encoded by the coding sequence ATGCAAAATCGTTACAAAAAGGTTGCGTTTGCCTTAATGAGTGCTCTTATGTTTTTGGGCATTTCGGAAAGTGCATTTTCGCAAGTTACAACCGGCTCAATGAGCGGTAGTGTTTTTTCTCGTAAGGAAGAGGCAGTAGTAGGGGCAAGGGTCGTCGCAACCCACCGTCCGACAGGTTCTCGTTTTGGTGCAATCGTATCTGTTGACGGAAGATATTTAATTCGCAACATGAAAGTAGGCGGACCTTATGTGGTGAAAGTCTCTTTCGATGGCGGCGAATTTCAGTCCAAAACTATTGACAGCTTGTACATCGAATTAGGACAGAACCTCAATGTGAATGTTGTTTTGGAAGAAAAGAACATTCAAACGGAGGAAATCGTCATTACCGCCGATCGTAACACTGACATAGATCGTAGCAAAACCGGTGCTCAGATTTCAATTCCCGAGCGTCAAATTAAGAACTTACCTACAATCGCTCGGGACTTTACAGAGTTTGCTCGGCTTTCCCCTCAATTCAATGGCAATAGCGCCGGCGGAAGAAATAATCGCTACAACAACATTCAAATCGACGGTGCTGTTAATAATGACCTCTTCGGTCTTGCTGCAAGCGGAACGCCGGGAGGCCAAGCAAGCACATCGCCAATCAGTTTGGATGCTATTCAAGAATTCCAAGTATTGGTCGCCCCTTACGATGTTCGACAAGGCGGCTTTACAGGGGGTTTAATTAACGCGATTACCCGAAGCGGAACCAATAAAATTGAAGGTTCAGTATTTTCTTACGGTCGTAACCAGACCATCTTAGGCAATAGCCCCGACGGTTTAGGAACTGCACCACGCGATTTTCGAGAATTGCAAGCCGGGTTTCGTGTTGGTGGGCCAATTATTCAAGACCAATTGTTTCTTTTTGTGAACGGTGAAATTACCGACCGTGTGCAGCCAAGAAACTTCTTTGTTGGCGGTACAGGTGCTTCTGCTTTTGGCGTTGTGCAAGGTGTGTTTCCTAACGGGTTACCAGCTGATTCAGCCGCACGCTTTGAAAATGCACTACGTACTTTGGGTTATGAAACTGGTACAAACGGCTCTTTTGATGTAACGCGAACCAGTCAGAAACTCTTTGGTAGAATTGACTGGAATATTAGCGATGAGCACAAACTTACACTCCGTCATAATTATGTGAATGCCGCTGACGATAACGATGGCAGTAGCGTCACTCGGTTTTTCTATCCCAATTCATATTATGCTTTCAAAAGCACTACAAATTCTACAGTTCTTCAGTTAAACAGCGTCTTTGGAAAGTTCTATAACGAATTCCTAGTAAATTTTACCACAGTCCGAGACCGACGCGAAACACCCGGAAGCACATTCCCGCGCGTTCAGGTCAATGTAGGGCGTCAAACAACTGGTGCTCATGTCAATAGCGGTATCCAACTTTATGCAGGTACTGAAGAATTTTCGGGCAAAAACAGTTTGGATCAAGATGTTCTTGAAATTACCGATAACTTCACCACCTTTTTAGGTGCGCATACTATTACGTTAGGTACCCACAACGAATTCTTCCGGTTCAAAAATCTCTTTTTAAGAGAATTTTATGGTGCCTATGAATTCAACGGAATTTTTGCTTTTGAACAAGCCGCTGCTTTAGCTGCTGCTGGAAACGGTCGAAATCTTCCATCTGCGTTCAGACCATCCGTAACCGCAATTACCTATGGAAGAGCAGGCTTTCCTGAGTCGCCAATTGCTGAGTTGGGTGTTAATCAATTTGGCTTTTATGCTCAAGATGAATGGGCTGTTTCACCCAAGTTTACCTTGACCTATGGAATTCGTGTTGATATGCCTTTCTTTACCAGTGCGCCATTCAGAAATGATTCTTTAAATGCCTTGGTTGCAAATCCAACTTTGCTTTCAAATGAAGCACGCGAATTAAGACCAAGAACGGATGTGAAGCTTGATAATATTCTATGGTCTCCGCGTGTTGGGTTCAACTACGATGTTACCGGAGATAAAGAATTTCAAATTCGTGGGGGTATTGGTGTTTTCACCGGAAGAACACCTTATGTTTGGATGTCCAACAACTATGGTAATACCGGTGTTGATGTTACAAGAACAAGTGTTGCAACCGCACAAAGAACCTTTTTCTTAACGAATAGAGATAGTATTCTCGCGGCAATTGGCAATCCACAATTGAATCCAAACAATCCTCAACCTGCTACAGAAATTAATGTGGTTTCTGAAAATTTCAAGTTCCCACAACTCTGGAGAACGAATTTAGCAGTAGATTATAAGCTTCCAGCGGGATTTGTTTTCACCGGCGAAGCGATTTACTCCAAAATTATGAACGACCCTCTGTATAAGGATCTTAACCTTCGAGCATCAACCTCGAACTTTATCGATGGTCGTCCTTTATATGGAACACCACTCGCCGCTGGTGGTAGTTCAACAAACCTTTCCAATGTAAACCGTGCGAATACCACGAATTTTACCAACATTATTTTCATTGGAAATACTGATAAAGGTTATACTCTCCAGTTAACCGGAGAAATTAGAAGAACAGTTGGAGAATTGACAGGAGGCATTGCTTATACCTACAGCCAAGTGCGAGATGTTAACAGTGTCACGTCTTCACAAGCTATCTCAAACTGGCGTTTTAATGTGATTAGCGGAGATCCAAATAATCCGGATGCAGGGATTTCAAATTTTGAACTTCGCCACCGCTTTGTTGCGAATATCAATTACGAAATCAAGTGGAACGAAAATTTCAACACCAACATCTCGCTCATTTATGTTGGCCGCGAAGGTCGTCCATTCTCTTATCGTTACCAAGGCGATTTAAATGGTGATGGTCAAGCGCAAAACGACCTCGTATATGTTCCATCCTCCCCAACAGATCGAATTGTTTTGAGCGGAGATGCTGCTTCACAAGCTGCTCAATGGGCTGCTTTGGATGCATTCATTAGCCGTGACCCCGCTCTTGTGGCTGCTCGCGGAAGTATCATTGAGCGTAATGCCGCTCGCGAACCTTGGAATCATCAACTTGATCTTCGGTTAACCCAAGGCATCTCATTTATTGAAGGTCAAAATCTTGAATTGACCTTCGATTTACTCAATGTGTTGAACTTTATTAATAACAACTGGGGTCGGTTAGAAACAGCTTCAAACCAAAACTTTGCTTTATTAACGCTTCAAAGTGTTGATGCAGCAACTGGTTTTCCTGTGGTATCATTTAATACCAATAATACAACGCCATTCCAAGTTGATCCACTCCTTTCACGATGGAGCGCGCAATTCGGTTTGCGTTATTCTTTCTAA